From Arachis stenosperma cultivar V10309 chromosome 2, arast.V10309.gnm1.PFL2, whole genome shotgun sequence, one genomic window encodes:
- the LOC130960984 gene encoding LOW QUALITY PROTEIN: uncharacterized protein LOC130960984 (The sequence of the model RefSeq protein was modified relative to this genomic sequence to represent the inferred CDS: substituted 3 bases at 3 genomic stop codons) translates to MSYYQSVERIPDPSWRYDVYLSFRGQDTRSGFTSHLYAALRRAGIHAFNGDEALRIGDQMTYTLVQAIEASRLFVVVFSESYVGTRWCLEELMKIMECRSTRGQTVIPVFYNVESADVRHQRGPFEEAFQSHRFSYENEIVHAWRAALTQAANLPGFVITRDSNVADIIGKIVKHITTLVASEDLFIAKHLVGVQSRTEDVIQQLHSRTPEDVVLMGIWGMGGVGKTTIAKSVYNQIRHDFDRPMFLPNIRGMWENDRQVFLQEQLLNGICKAQINIQNIKSGVALLRERLRLERVFLVLDDVNNIDQMNALCRSREWFGAGSRIIITTRDRRLLRMIGVDYVYQVKEMDYNESLQLFCWNAFGKATPLTEFARLAEDVVKYCGGLPLALITIGHLLFGKMKDEWENVLGGLKRPSGRDTYKLLRVSFDALDDRGKEIFLDIAGFCIGMERGEVLKTLNYGFGISEHGISFLQERSLITFDEKDRVQMHPLLRDMGREIVREQSQTDAQRRRYDVFVSFRGKDTRPTFTSHLHTSLQNAGIAAFKDDDDVDGLQRGERISITLLKAIGLSACSVIVFSTHYADSKWCLQELENIMVCHRTKGQVVYPIFYGVDPSDVRYQKIESDFGKAFESLISRRSVEEDKVQSWRTDLGEVSSFSGMTVINSRNESEDIKRIVEHVTRLLDRTELFVAAHPVGVELRVQKLIGESNIQKTKDVLILGIKGMGGVGKTTIAKAIYNKIRRDFDGRSFLLNIRETWQQDNGKVLLQQQLLEDIFIATRIYIPNIDSGMQILKERLGAKRVLIVLDDVTDLDQLNALCGSGEWCRPGSVVIITTRHDDLLRVCKLTFNLEEMNGAESLELFSWHAFKQACPKDKFVKLSRDVVEYSNGLPLAMEVLGSHLFMRRXHXWLYLXQFNMGIKEWQSALDTLKLIPHDKVQKKLQISFDGLSKNYEKEIFLDIACFFIGMDRNDVVKILNGCGLHAEIGISALKERNLITVDNNNMLGMHDLLRDMGRAIICEQSPELEERSRLWYDEKVLELLENHEGTDLKAKGLSLKLPMTNSICLSKEAFKNMTKLKLLQLAGVQPNGEFKHLSRYLRWMSWHGFPLRHTPIDCYQPNIISIELENSKLKVLWKESRLLKQLKILNLSHSHDLIKTPDFSYLPNLEKLVLKDCTELSSISYTIGTLQNILHINIEGCTNLCVLPRSIYKLTSLETLILSGCSKIDKLEEDVEQMESLAVLKADNTAIAQVPGALARLRNLGHVSLCGYEGLAHDVIPLIMFWLWTSPNNMLSSVMQKCSSNVFTYANCGPRLQIKGDVSLDTDNVANCNELGMHISESKSSLNSLLIQMGVENSTTEILQKTISQNNELGDYLLPYDNNNPGLLTISGEGSFVTFQVLPMNGRNLKSMMLHIVFCSTSSTFITTTEGLILENVQILNLSRDMSNVFKGDKLASFKDEDREILMSSLEPGDTVRIVVALGSGFIVKKTIVYLIYDDEPPIGGNLEHFNDDEDDIVCSTGDDVVASVNEGTLGVDVIAADDDEDVTVFGVHDAVAGMNEIVSGVDAMAKDKDGATVANVDDDMVANLDRNASTSGTDIMPPITNDFGANYVVATDINESSSSVDDNNDDDIAAIGDKNVPLDANTYSELTLTMMVAEEDELHEDSDLLIAELDKTLSESYFLYPSPGTLELQSLSVISIFQKMQLLLDNELEALVGDVNIKNQLLGYVAQLGQIIESSQVPKDLHSLVTEISHFYEDFLNDFSPVQEVLDNHERLIDSQNGLQEKLKAAKAKQGQFSASISKGKERVNEMSKEINELESKLKALHEKRNRLQFNVKCCEFESININKNLETLIKENEEVVSTLKESESAFRKAELSKQSYERKLPVLKQALYGNTRH, encoded by the exons ATGTCTTACTACCAATCAGTAGAAAGAATCCCTGATCCATCATGGAGGTACGATGTGTATTTGAGTTTCCGAGGCCAAGACACTCGCTCCGGATTCACCTCACATCTCTATGCAGCTTTGAGGAGAGCTGGGATTCATGCTTTCAATGGCGATGAGGCGCTTCGGATTGGAGACCAGATGACATACACACTAGTTCAAGCAATCGAAGCTTCTAGactttttgttgttgttttctcAGAAAGTTATGTTGGTACTAGATGGTGTCTGGAAGAGTTGATGAAAATAATGGAGTGTAGAAGCACTAGAGGTCAAACTGTCATTCCGGTATTCTACAATGTTGAGTCCGCAGATGTACGCCACCAGAGAGGTCCTTTTGAAGAAGCATTTCAAAGTCATAGATTCTCATACGAGAATGAGATAGTCCACGCATGGAGGGCTGCGCTCACTCAAGCTGCTAACCTTCCTGGATTTGTAATCACTAGAGACAG TAATGTAGCTGATATTATCGGGAAGATTGTTAAACATATAACTACTCTAGTTGCTTCGGAAGACTTGTTCATCGCAAAGCATCTAGTGGGAGTACAATCTCGCACGGAAGATGTGATTCAACAGTTACATTCTCGTACACCAGAAGATGTTGTGTTAATGGGGATATGGGGGATGGGAGGAGTGGGTAAAACAACCATTGCGAAAAGTGTTTATAATCAAATTCGTCACGATTTTGATAGGCCAATGTTCCTCCCAAACATTCGGGGGATGTGGGAGAATGACCGACAGGTTTTTCTGCAAGAACAGTTATTGAATGGTATTTGCAAAGCACAGATAAACATACAAAACATCAAATCAGGAGTAGCTTTATTAAGGGAAAGACTTCGCCTGGAAAGAGTATTTCTTGTACTTGATGATGTAAATAATATAGACCAGATGAATGCCTTGTGCCGTAGTCGAGAATGGTTTGGTGCAGGGAGTAGAATAATCATCACAACAAGAGATAGACGTCTGCTTCGTATGATTGGAGTTGATTATGTGTACCAAGTGAAAGAAATGGATTACAATGAATCTCTTCAACTTTTTTGTTGGAATGCATTTGGGAAAGCAACTCCTTTAACAGAGTTTGCTAGACTTGCAGAAGATGTAGTTAAATATTGTGGGGGATTGCCATTGGCCCTTATAACAATTGGTCATCTATTGTTTGGAAAGATGAAAGACGAGTGGGAGAATGTATTAGGTGGACTCAAAAGGCCTTCCGGTCGGGATACATACAAACTTTTGAGAGTAAGCTTTGATGCCTTAGATGACAGAGGGAAAGAAATATTTCTTGACATAGCTGGCTTTTGTATTGGCATGGAAAGGGGGGAGGTACTGAAAACACTAAATTATGGCTTTGGAATTAGCGAACACGGAATTAGTTTCCTTCAAGAGCGGAGTCTTATAACATTTGATGAGAAAGACAGAGTTCAAATGCATCCTTTGCTGCGAGACATGGGAAGAGAAATCGTTCGAGAGCAATCACAAACTGATGCTCAG CGAAGGAGGTACGATGTTTTTGTGAGTTTTCGAGGCAAGGACACTCGTCCAACGTTTACATCACATCTCCATACATCTCTCCAAAATGCTGGAATTGCTGCTTTCAAGGATGATGACGATGTTGATGGACTTCAAAGGGGAGAACGGATTTCAATCACATTGTTAAAAGCAATTGGATTGTCTGCATGTTCTGTCATTGTTTTTTCAACCCACTATGCTGATTCAAAATGGTGCCTGCAAGAGCTTGAGAATATCATGGTATGCCATAGAACAAAAGGTCAAGTGGTTTACCCTATATTCTACGGAGTAGATCCCTCAGATGTACGTTATCAAAAGATAGAGAGTGACTTTGGGAAAGCTTTTGAAAGTCTTATAAGTCGAAGATCAGTGGAAGAAGATAAGGTGCAGAGTTGGAGAACAGATCTTGGGGAAGTTAGTAGCTTTTCAGGGATGACTGTGATCAACTCCAG GAACGAAAGTGAAGATATCAAAAGAATTGTTGAACACGTTACTCGTTTATTAGATAGGACAGAGTTGTTCGTTGCAGCGCATCCAGTGGGAGTAGAACTTCGTGTGCAAAAGTTGATTGGAGAATCAAACATTCAAAAGACAAAAGATGTTCTGATACTTGGAATAAAGGGCATGGGAGGCGTTGGTAAAACGACTATTGCCAAAGCCATCTATAACAAAATTCGTCGCGATTTTGATGGCAGGAGCTTCCTCCTGAACATTAGAGAAACATGGCAGCAAGATAATGGAAAGGTTCTCTTGCAACAGCAACTTCTTGAGGATATATTCATTGCAACAAGGATATACATACCTAACATTGATTCAGGGATGCAAATATTAAAGGAAAGGCTTGGTGCTAAAAGGGTACTCATTGTGCTTGACGATGTGACTGATTTGGACCAACTCAATGCTTTGTGTGGTAGTGGTGAATGGTGTCGTCCTGGGAGCGTAGTAATCATCACAACAAGACATGATGATCTTCTTCGAGTGTGTAAACTCACATTCAATCTAGAAGAGATGAATGGGGCTGAATCCCTTGAGCTTTTTAGCTGGCATGCATTCAAACAAGCATGTCCAAAAGATAAGTTTGTCAAGCTATCTAGAGATGTAGTTGAATATTCTAATGGATTGCCACTGGCTATGGAAGTTCTTGGGTCCCATTTGTTTAT GAGAAGGTAACattaatggttatatctctaacagTTTAATATGGGAATAAAAGAATGGCAAAGTGCATTGGATACTCTGAAATTAATTCCCCATGATAAAGTCCAGAAGAAACTACAAATAAGTTTTGATGGTTTAAGTAAGAATTATGAAAAAGAAATATTCCTTGACATTGCATGCTTTTTTATTGGGATGGATCGAAATGATGTTGTGAAGATATTAAATGGTTGCGGACTCCATGCAGAAATTGGAATCAGTGCCCTTAAAGAGCGAAACCTTATAACTGTTGATAACAATAATATGCTTGGAATGCATGACTTGTTAAGAGATATGGGAAGAGCAATAATTTGTGAGCAATCACCTGAACTTGAAGAGCGAAGTAGATTATGGTACGATGAGAAAGTGCTTGAACTATTAGAGAATCATGAG GGAACAGATTTAAAGGCTAAGGGATTGAGTTTGAAGTTGCCAATGACCAATTCCATTTGTTTGAGTAAAGAAGCATTTAAGAATATGACTAAACTTAAATTGCTTCAACTCGCTGGTGTACAACCTAATGGAGAGTTCAAACATCTTTCAAGATATCTTAGATGGATGAGTTGGCATGGATTTCCTTTGAGACACACTCCCATAGACTGCTATCAACCAAATATAATTTCCATTGAGTTAGAAAACAGCAAACTCAAAGTTCTGTGGAAGGAGTCCCGG TTGTTGAAACAGCTGAAGATTCTAAATCTTAGTCATTCACATGACTTGATCAAAACCCCAGATTTTTCATACCTACCTAATCTTGAGAAGTTAGTACTCAAGGATTGTACAGAATTGTCTTCGATTTCCTATACCATTGGAACTCTACAAAACATCCTTCATATCAATATAGAAGGTTGTACAAACCTTTGTGTACTTCCAAGAAGCATATACAAGTTGACATCTCTTGAAACTCTCATCCTCTCTGGGTGTTCAAAGATTGATAAGTTAGAAGAAGATGTGGAACAAATGGAATCTTTGGCAGTGCTAAAAGCTGATAACACTGCCATAGCGCAAGTGCCCGGTGCGCTAGCAAGATTAAGAAACCTTGGACATGTTTCTTTGTGTGGCTATGAAGGATTGGCACATGATGTGATTCCTTTAATTATGTTTTGGTTATGGACTTCACCAAATAATATGTTGTCATCAGTTATGCAAAAATGTTCATCAAATGTTTTCACTTATGCAAATTGCGGTCCACGGCTTCAGATAAAAGGAGATGTATCTTTGGATACTGACAATGTGGCAAATTGCAATGAATTGGGGATGCATATTTCTGAATCAAAATCTTCTTTGAATTCCCTTTTGATTCAAATGGGGGTGGAAAACTCAACCACAGAGATACTTCAAAAGACCATTTCACAG AACAATGAGCTTGGAGATTACCTGCTCCCTTATGACAACAATAATCCTGGTTTGTTAACAATCAGTGGTGAAGGTTCCTTTGTGACTTTTCAAGTCCTTCCTATGAATGGGCGCAACTTGAAGTCCATGATGTTGCACATTGTTTTCTGTTCTACTTCTTCCACATTCATCACTACAACAGAAGGTCTGATTCTTGAAAATGTGCAAATCTTAAATCTCTCAAGGGACATGTCCAATGTATTTAAGGGAGATAAGTTAGCTTCATTCAAAGATGAGGACAGGGAAATCCTAATGTCAAGTCTAGAACCTGGTGACACCGTGCGGATTGTTGTTGCTTTAGGATCTGGATTCATTGTGAAGAAGACCATAGTTTATCTCATATATGACGATGAACCACCAATTGGGGGAAACTTGGAGCACTTCaatgatgatgaggatgataTTGTTTGTTCTACTGGTGATGACGTTGTAGCTTCTGTGAATGAAGGCACTTTGGGTGTTGATGTCATTGCAGcagatgatgatgaagatgttACTGTTTTTGGTGTTCATGATGCAGTAGCTGGTATGAATGAAATTGTTTCTGGTGTTGATGCTATGGCAAAAGATAAAGATGGTGCTACTGTTGCTAATGTTGATGATGATATGGTAGCCAATCTGGATAGAAATGCTTCTACTTCTGGTACTGATATCATGCCACCAATTACTAATGATTTTGGTGCTAATTATGTGGTAGCAACTGATATAAATGAAAGTTCTTCAAGTGTTgatgataataatgatgatgatattgcTGCCATTGGAGACAAAAAT GTCCCTCTTGATGCTAATACATATTCTGAGCTTACATTGACTATGATGGTTGCAGAAGAAGATGAGCTTCATGAAGATAGTGATTTGCTTATTGCAGAGTTGGATAAAACATTGTCAGAGAGCTACTTTCTGTACCCTAGTCCTGGAACATTAGAACTTCAAAGTCTCTCTGTGATTTCaatctttcaaaaaatgcaaCTTCTTTTGGATAATGAACTAGAAGCCTTGGTAGGAGATGTTAACATCAAGAATCAGCTTCTTGGCTATGTGGCTCAATTAGGCCAAATAATAGAGTCATCACAAGTTCCTAAAGATCTTCACTCTTTGGTTACTGAGATTAGTCACTTCTATGAAGATTTTCTCAATGATTTTTCACCTGTTCAAGAAGTGTTAGACAATCATGAAAGATTGATTGACTCACAGAATGGACTTCAAGAGAAGTTAAAAGCGGCTAAGGCCAAACAGGGACAGTTTTCTGCTTCAATTTCTAAAGGAAAAGAAAGGGTCAATGAGATGTCAAAAGAAATCAATGAATTGGAATCGAAACTAAAAGCCTTGCATGAGAAGAGGAATAGGTTACAATTCAATGTGAAATGTTGCGAGTTTGAATCTATAAACATCAATAAGAATTTGGAAACTTTGATAAAAGAGAATGAAGAGGTTGTGAGCACTCTCAAAGAATCAGAATCTGCATTCAGAAAGGCTGAGTTGTCAAAGCAGAGTTATGAGAGGAAGCTACCAGTCTTGAAGCAAGCTCTTTATGGCAACACTAGACATTAG